In one uncultured Methanoregula sp. genomic region, the following are encoded:
- a CDS encoding PKD domain-containing protein: MAYQVQVHRRVLFTSLFLLLLLQITILPVLADVPASGFSGTPTTGTAPLAVTFSDSSTGSPTGWAWFFGDEKYNQSWTLANASTGWAARIGHTSVVLPDGTIVLMGGVFSGGSTKDVWKSTNNGVTWVNITNNPGWAARQAHTSVVLPDGSIVLMGGFTNANKNDVWRSTDGGVTWTQLTASAGWSPRSGHTSVVLPDGSIVLMGGQAVSKMNDVWRSTDGGATWTQLTASAGWSPRSVHTSVVMPDGSIILMGGSDGNDKNDVWRSADNGATWTQVNPSAGWSPRTDHTSVTMPDGSIILMGGKNGTISYKNDVWRSVDNGAVWAQINTSAGWTGRSRTSSVAMPDGSIALMGGGTDLVMKNDVWRFQPAGSLAQNPSHTYTESGNYTVALQSHNNGGFNSTHKTGFITVTANQPPVASNVLLSSTSGFNRTSDNLTLKWTVSDPNGNRVRNITNWFRNGTSIMALNMPFEGGSNSTFTRDYSGAGNNGAVNGATWNATGGPDGSGAYSFDGNDYINMSTFSPADPHHVTLTAWINTSQAPAGPYYNGYILVKGNDNSANSYGLSLHADSGNMANAGVQMVVFTGTSYWVTSPAGAVSANRWHHVAGVINGQNTKLYLDGNLIDNDTFSGTISPASSQVWVGAQNRPGYNYYYKGLIDGVALYNRSLSQEQILTLAQNRTDLIVSQELVAGDRWQGSVTPNDGTQDGNETFSNLVNISGSVPVASFTSNITSGAAPLAVQFNDTSTNSPIAWNWSFGDGSLSTLRNPAHTYSSAGTYTVSLNASNAGGSNVSTRMNYIAVSVPKPAPAFSANITSGTAPLPVSFTDSSTGSPSGWAWFFGDESYNQSWVQVSESAGWAEREGHSVVVMQDGTLILTGGIGGGGFSNDTWRSDDNGNTWTLVNEYGPWSPRQWHSMVVVPGNIIVLMGGEDSSGRRNDVWQSADYGASWTLVNASAGWSERECHNTRVLSDKEIVLTGGYDGVGYTNDTWTSTDNGATWTLINASSGWSARHNHAMVVLPDNSLVLFGGEDSMGYTNDTWTSTDDGVTWIRMARNAAWMARGRLGSVAMPDGSIIVLGGEDTSDRMNDVWRSADHGKTWTLVNASAGWSPRQGLRAVEMPDGSIIIVGGYDGGLLNDVWRFQPAGSSLQNPSHTYSAAGNYTVALKAFNAGGFNSTRKTGFITVLSGNNPPVVFNTALASTSGFNRTSDNLMMTWGVSDPDGNPVQNITNWYRNGTSVSSLNLPFAGGSTGSFTRDYSGYGNNGTVHGALWNATGGYTGFGAYEFNGVNTFIGGSNVGTGFPVGSAPRTITAWIKSSDTAGTDRNILHYGTNENAPTNFHLFITGDGKAAVGNGWGYGIVSSSIPVDDEHWHYVAGVYDGPVSNLLRIYVDGAENSNRTSSTIPDTGTGSNWKIGDFIGGFGPFQGTIDDIQIYNRALSADQIHALYLNRTDLIVSQELKSGDSWQGSVTPNDGTADGNTVLSNPLNITGSAPVAGFTANTTSGTAPLTVAFSDTSTNAPTAWSWSFGNGAWYNTTTNSLRNASYTYTAPGTYTVNLTVMNAGGSNVSIRTNYITVTVPKPIPTFSANVTSGTAPLPVQFTDSSTGSPTGRAWFFGDENYSQPWTQVNASPGWSARQLSSSVVMPDGTIVIMGGDDGTGARNDVWNSTDNGATWTQVKPNDGSGWSGRIDHSSVVMPDGSIVMMGGFDGSAPKNDVWRSTDTGTTWTRINASAGWPARRGQSSVVMPDGSIVLMGGYYPGSTTYNDVWRSTDSGTMWSQVTSGAGWSPRQGHSSVVMPDGSIVIMGGTTFSFTCNNEVWRSADYGATWTRINASAGWSPRYYTRGVVMPDGSILLTGGADNSVVYQDVWRSVDSGATWTPVNTSPGWTGGRSGHNTVEMPNGSVVLIGGWSGSLNNNVWRFTPTGSSAQNPLHTYSAAGNFTVALQVRNAGGFNSTRKTGYISVTGGTPLPAAVFTASPLYGLTPLTVLFNDTSAGSPTAWLWDFGDGNTTNSTVQNPVHTYSVLGRHNVTLLVTNSAGSNSTTVSDYIKVSDLRANFTWSCNATVPYRVDFRNTSTTSFPPIESLWWDFGDGAVDLPETANPMHTYTGATPFIVNLQVWDHMNGGDSINKTVTPCMTGTVPVADFYGIPAAGTAPLTVIFTDTSTNSPTAWNWTFGDGSTVNSTVKSPVHTYSSAGTYTVSLNATNAVGSNTFTRTNFISVSSGSLAPVADFYGIPAAGTAPLTVIFTDTSTNSPTAWNWTFGDGSTVNSTVKNPVHTYSTAGTYTVSLNATNAIGSNTFTRTNYISVSSGSLAPVADFYGIPAAGTPPLTVIFTDTSTNSPTAWNWTFGDGSTVNSTVKSPVHTYSSAGTYTVSLNATNAVGSNTFTRTNYISVSSGAMTPAASFSGSPTSGSPPLTVRFTDTSTGIPTSWYWTFGDGGTSTLQSPSYAYSSAGTYTVILNATNAAGSSTYTRTGYITVSSSSSYYTVAPVITRGASVYIGEQGLIVTRALNQGSPNDGNIDGVPVNTTIGWWPSSSTIDASPPTKTIDLSARYTSLFIDPADFAGYTGTWYALNGTQTAQGVGNSSVFTVVDPSLGLGVWDFTIATNVAGSSVPRSDCLGFRVYTTMTEALDGTRRSPVYNDVQDGYIDIVVKSPSGTPLTVLADKSGASHTLLRQNVSFQPWTWGNVPSAPGNWSVGFQSGPGYYEYPAGTYTVWAESGLNNMRNNYRSGGVDYTGKTVSPVSTVTITDPVVVTTTPTVTPPLWGSDNSAGNGPAAAPAAAPAAAPQGPAVAPVVAPVVAPVVVPPVVAPPVVVAPVVAPAQPQQPALLAPPQEAPAVPVPDTQPVEGLAGVTVVQDYQVGVTGMTYNAGGNDNMLNLDLGSARDAGAQITTSPTLVTVILRHSPGVVINFRGDRFTYKNGKIEGKVTSADFETDPVAVNVSSGRVAGSIHAVLLSITEPVKVDAVITGDIPLETAERYNAVLAKNKQSVAGIAYLMKFERGNLTTTGAANVTMTVPASWVNQHGGKDAVRITRISDETGMTEILATKFIGTDSGGNMIFLGDSPHGTSLFGLVTAQATTAEQKEHPNATYIPASKPAMITNVGMFGWLIDLVQNNPIMIVIIIAVLAAIIYLGWWRRRL; this comes from the coding sequence GTGGCATATCAGGTACAGGTACATCGCAGGGTATTGTTCACATCCCTTTTTCTCCTGCTCCTCCTTCAGATAACTATTCTTCCGGTACTGGCTGATGTTCCGGCATCTGGATTTTCCGGTACTCCAACAACCGGCACTGCCCCGTTGGCAGTCACGTTCTCGGATTCCTCGACCGGCAGCCCAACCGGCTGGGCGTGGTTCTTCGGTGATGAGAAATACAACCAGTCGTGGACACTGGCAAACGCAAGCACCGGGTGGGCAGCACGAATCGGTCATACCAGCGTTGTTCTGCCGGATGGCACCATTGTCCTGATGGGTGGTGTTTTCAGCGGTGGCAGTACGAAAGACGTATGGAAGTCAACCAATAACGGCGTCACCTGGGTGAATATTACTAATAATCCCGGGTGGGCGGCAAGACAGGCCCACACCAGCGTTGTGCTGCCGGATGGTAGCATTGTACTGATGGGCGGTTTTACCAATGCCAACAAGAATGACGTGTGGAGGTCAACAGATGGCGGCGTGACCTGGACACAGCTCACCGCAAGCGCCGGGTGGTCGCCAAGATCCGGTCATACCAGCGTTGTGCTGCCGGATGGCAGCATTGTGCTGATGGGGGGTCAGGCTGTCAGCAAAATGAACGACGTGTGGAGGTCAACAGATGGCGGTGCGACCTGGACACAGCTCACCGCAAGCGCCGGGTGGTCGCCAAGATCTGTTCATACCAGTGTCGTGATGCCGGACGGCAGCATCATCCTGATGGGAGGTAGTGATGGTAACGATAAGAATGATGTCTGGCGTTCGGCAGATAATGGAGCTACGTGGACACAGGTCAACCCAAGCGCGGGATGGTCGCCAAGAACTGATCATACAAGCGTTACAATGCCGGACGGCAGCATCATCCTGATGGGGGGAAAGAACGGCACCATCAGTTATAAGAATGATGTGTGGAGGTCGGTGGATAACGGCGCCGTTTGGGCGCAGATCAATACCAGTGCCGGCTGGACCGGAAGATCCCGCACGAGCAGTGTTGCAATGCCTGACGGCAGTATCGCACTGATGGGAGGGGGTACTGACCTTGTCATGAAGAATGATGTCTGGCGCTTCCAGCCGGCCGGTTCGCTCGCGCAGAACCCGTCGCACACGTACACCGAATCAGGGAATTACACTGTTGCACTGCAATCGCATAACAACGGCGGGTTCAACAGCACGCACAAGACGGGATTTATCACAGTAACAGCTAATCAGCCCCCGGTTGCGTCGAATGTCCTGCTTTCCAGCACCTCGGGTTTCAACCGGACTTCGGACAACCTGACCCTGAAATGGACAGTTTCCGATCCCAACGGTAACCGGGTCCGGAATATCACGAACTGGTTCCGGAACGGGACATCCATCATGGCCCTCAACATGCCGTTTGAGGGAGGTTCGAACAGCACGTTCACCAGGGATTACTCTGGGGCCGGGAACAACGGTGCCGTGAACGGGGCAACATGGAACGCTACCGGGGGTCCCGATGGGTCCGGGGCGTACTCTTTTGACGGGAACGATTATATCAACATGAGCACCTTCAGTCCTGCAGATCCCCACCATGTAACACTGACAGCCTGGATTAATACCAGCCAGGCCCCTGCCGGGCCGTATTATAATGGCTATATCCTGGTTAAAGGAAACGACAATTCTGCCAATTCCTATGGCCTGTCCCTCCACGCAGATTCAGGAAACATGGCAAATGCAGGGGTCCAGATGGTAGTATTCACCGGGACATCGTACTGGGTTACTTCACCGGCAGGTGCCGTATCCGCTAACAGATGGCATCATGTTGCCGGCGTTATCAACGGCCAGAACACGAAGCTGTATCTCGACGGAAACCTGATCGATAACGATACCTTCTCCGGAACCATCAGTCCTGCGTCCTCGCAGGTGTGGGTTGGGGCACAGAACCGGCCCGGATACAATTACTATTACAAGGGCCTCATCGACGGGGTGGCGCTGTATAACCGCTCGCTGTCCCAGGAGCAGATCCTGACCCTGGCACAGAACCGGACCGATCTCATCGTCAGCCAGGAACTTGTTGCCGGCGACAGATGGCAGGGTTCGGTCACCCCCAACGATGGAACACAGGACGGGAATGAAACCTTCAGCAACCTTGTGAATATCTCAGGTTCCGTCCCGGTCGCCAGCTTCACTTCAAATATCACTTCCGGCGCTGCTCCTCTTGCGGTGCAGTTCAACGATACCTCCACCAACTCACCGATTGCGTGGAACTGGTCGTTCGGTGACGGCAGCCTCTCGACACTCCGGAACCCGGCTCATACCTACTCATCAGCGGGAACCTACACGGTCTCGCTGAATGCGTCAAATGCCGGAGGATCGAATGTCTCGACACGGATGAATTACATAGCCGTCTCCGTTCCAAAACCGGCCCCCGCGTTCTCAGCCAACATAACCTCGGGGACAGCACCCCTTCCGGTCTCTTTTACCGATTCCTCGACCGGCAGTCCCTCAGGCTGGGCCTGGTTCTTTGGCGATGAGTCCTACAACCAGTCATGGGTGCAGGTGAGCGAGAGCGCCGGGTGGGCCGAGCGGGAAGGACACAGTGTTGTCGTGATGCAGGACGGGACGCTCATCCTGACAGGAGGCATTGGCGGAGGCGGCTTTTCGAACGATACCTGGAGATCTGACGATAACGGCAATACATGGACGCTCGTCAATGAATATGGTCCCTGGTCTCCCCGCCAGTGGCACAGCATGGTCGTTGTCCCGGGAAACATCATCGTGCTGATGGGTGGGGAGGACAGCAGCGGGCGCAGGAATGATGTCTGGCAATCGGCCGATTATGGCGCAAGCTGGACACTCGTCAACGCAAGCGCCGGGTGGTCAGAACGGGAATGCCATAACACGAGAGTATTGTCGGACAAAGAGATCGTTCTTACCGGGGGCTATGACGGCGTCGGCTATACGAATGATACCTGGACATCGACGGATAACGGTGCAACCTGGACCCTCATCAATGCCAGTTCCGGATGGAGTGCCCGACACAATCATGCCATGGTCGTACTGCCGGATAACAGCCTTGTCCTTTTCGGGGGAGAGGACAGCATGGGCTATACGAATGATACCTGGACATCGACAGACGATGGCGTTACCTGGATACGCATGGCCAGGAATGCTGCGTGGATGGCCCGGGGGCGCCTGGGGAGCGTGGCAATGCCTGACGGGAGCATTATCGTTCTGGGAGGTGAGGATACCAGCGATCGCATGAATGATGTGTGGAGGTCGGCTGACCACGGTAAAACCTGGACGCTTGTCAACGCGAGTGCCGGGTGGTCGCCACGGCAGGGGCTGCGGGCCGTTGAGATGCCGGACGGCAGCATCATTATCGTGGGCGGCTATGACGGGGGTCTTTTAAATGACGTCTGGCGTTTCCAGCCTGCCGGGTCCTCGCTGCAGAACCCGTCGCATACCTACTCTGCGGCCGGGAACTACACGGTAGCGCTGAAAGCATTCAATGCCGGCGGGTTCAACAGTACCCGGAAGACCGGGTTCATTACCGTTCTATCGGGAAACAACCCACCGGTCGTGTTCAATACCGCTCTGGCAAGCACTTCCGGGTTCAACCGGACTTCGGATAACCTGATGATGACGTGGGGGGTCTCCGATCCGGATGGCAACCCGGTACAGAACATCACGAACTGGTACCGGAACGGGACATCGGTAAGTTCCCTGAACCTGCCGTTTGCGGGAGGATCAACCGGCTCATTCACCCGGGACTATTCCGGGTATGGAAATAACGGCACAGTACACGGGGCATTGTGGAACGCCACCGGAGGTTACACCGGATTCGGGGCATACGAATTCAACGGCGTTAACACTTTTATCGGGGGCAGTAATGTCGGGACGGGTTTTCCGGTTGGAAGTGCCCCAAGAACGATAACTGCATGGATAAAAAGTTCTGATACCGCAGGTACGGACAGGAACATCCTCCATTATGGGACGAATGAAAATGCCCCGACAAACTTCCACCTGTTCATTACCGGTGACGGAAAGGCAGCGGTCGGAAATGGCTGGGGTTATGGCATTGTCAGTAGTTCAATACCCGTTGATGATGAACACTGGCACTATGTTGCGGGAGTGTATGACGGGCCTGTGTCGAACCTCTTGCGGATCTATGTCGATGGAGCGGAAAATAGTAATCGTACCTCATCAACAATCCCGGATACCGGAACAGGAAGTAACTGGAAGATTGGAGATTTCATTGGGGGTTTCGGACCGTTCCAAGGAACTATCGATGATATACAAATCTATAACCGGGCGCTTTCTGCAGATCAGATCCATGCACTTTACCTGAACCGGACTGACCTGATTGTTTCACAGGAGCTGAAGTCCGGAGATTCCTGGCAGGGTTCAGTAACTCCGAACGACGGGACCGCTGATGGGAATACTGTTCTGAGTAACCCGTTGAATATCACCGGATCTGCCCCGGTTGCCGGGTTTACTGCCAATACAACTTCCGGTACCGCACCGCTCACAGTAGCGTTCAGCGACACCTCCACCAATGCGCCGACCGCATGGAGCTGGTCCTTCGGGAACGGGGCATGGTATAACACCACAACCAATTCGCTCCGGAATGCAAGTTACACCTATACGGCTCCCGGGACGTACACCGTCAACCTGACGGTTATGAATGCCGGCGGATCGAATGTCTCGATACGGACGAATTACATCACCGTCACCGTTCCAAAACCCATTCCGACATTCTCGGCCAATGTCACTTCAGGAACCGCACCGCTGCCGGTACAGTTCACTGACTCCTCGACCGGCAGTCCCACCGGCCGGGCCTGGTTCTTCGGCGATGAGAATTATTCTCAGCCATGGACCCAGGTGAACGCAAGCCCCGGATGGTCAGCTCGGCAACTATCCTCCAGCGTCGTGATGCCTGATGGCACCATCGTCATCATGGGGGGTGACGACGGCACCGGTGCCAGGAACGATGTCTGGAACTCAACGGATAATGGTGCAACATGGACCCAGGTAAAACCGAACGACGGCAGCGGTTGGTCCGGAAGAATTGATCACAGCAGCGTGGTGATGCCTGACGGCAGCATCGTCATGATGGGCGGCTTTGATGGCAGCGCCCCAAAGAATGACGTATGGCGGTCAACAGATACCGGCACCACATGGACGCGGATAAATGCAAGTGCCGGCTGGCCGGCAAGAAGAGGACAGAGCAGCGTGGTGATGCCTGACGGCAGCATCGTGCTGATGGGCGGGTACTATCCTGGATCCACTACGTATAATGATGTCTGGAGATCGACTGACAGCGGGACAATGTGGTCGCAGGTAACCTCAGGTGCCGGGTGGTCACCAAGACAAGGTCATAGCAGTGTGGTAATGCCGGATGGTAGCATTGTCATCATGGGGGGTACCACGTTTAGTTTTACGTGTAATAATGAAGTCTGGAGATCGGCTGATTACGGCGCCACATGGACGCGGATAAATGCAAGCGCCGGGTGGTCGCCAAGATATTATACCCGGGGCGTAGTGATGCCTGACGGCAGCATTCTTCTGACGGGGGGTGCTGATAACTCTGTTGTCTATCAGGATGTGTGGCGATCGGTGGATAGCGGGGCAACCTGGACTCCGGTGAACACGAGCCCGGGTTGGACCGGGGGAAGATCCGGTCACAATACCGTTGAGATGCCAAACGGCAGTGTTGTGCTGATCGGTGGCTGGAGTGGCAGCCTGAACAATAATGTGTGGAGGTTTACACCCACCGGTTCATCTGCACAAAACCCGTTGCATACATACAGCGCTGCAGGGAACTTCACGGTAGCACTCCAGGTACGCAATGCCGGCGGGTTCAACAGTACCCGGAAGACCGGGTATATCAGCGTAACCGGTGGAACTCCCCTGCCGGCTGCCGTATTTACCGCGTCACCCCTCTACGGGCTCACTCCTCTGACCGTCCTGTTCAATGACACGTCGGCCGGTTCGCCAACAGCATGGTTATGGGATTTCGGGGACGGGAACACCACCAACAGCACCGTCCAGAACCCTGTACATACCTATTCAGTTCTCGGCAGGCATAATGTGACGCTCTTGGTAACGAACAGCGCCGGGTCGAATTCTACGACGGTGTCGGATTATATCAAGGTCTCGGATCTCCGGGCCAATTTCACGTGGAGCTGCAATGCCACCGTCCCGTACCGGGTCGATTTCCGCAACACCTCAACAACGAGTTTCCCGCCCATCGAATCGCTCTGGTGGGATTTCGGGGACGGGGCTGTCGATTTACCGGAAACGGCCAACCCGATGCACACGTATACCGGTGCAACGCCGTTCATCGTGAACCTCCAGGTCTGGGATCACATGAACGGCGGTGACAGTATCAATAAAACAGTCACTCCCTGCATGACAGGAACCGTACCGGTTGCAGATTTCTATGGCATACCGGCAGCAGGTACCGCACCGCTGACGGTTATTTTCACCGATACATCAACCAATTCCCCGACTGCATGGAACTGGACTTTCGGTGACGGATCAACCGTCAACTCTACCGTAAAGAGCCCGGTCCACACGTACAGTTCTGCCGGTACCTATACCGTATCCCTGAATGCAACCAATGCAGTTGGCAGCAATACATTCACACGGACGAATTTCATCTCGGTCAGTTCCGGAAGTCTGGCACCTGTTGCAGATTTCTACGGCATACCGGCAGCAGGTACCGCGCCGCTGACGGTTATTTTCACCGATACATCAACCAATTCCCCGACTGCATGGAACTGGACTTTCGGTGATGGTTCAACTGTCAACTCTACCGTTAAGAACCCGGTGCACACGTACAGCACTGCCGGTACCTACACCGTATCACTGAATGCAACCAATGCAATTGGCAGCAATACATTCACGCGGACGAATTATATCTCGGTCAGTTCCGGTAGTCTGGCACCCGTTGCAGATTTCTATGGCATACCGGCAGCAGGTACCCCGCCGCTAACGGTTATTTTCACCGATACATCAACCAATTCCCCGACTGCATGGAACTGGACTTTCGGTGACGGATCAACCGTCAACTCTACCGTAAAGAGCCCGGTCCACACGTACAGTTCTGCCGGTACCTACACCGTATCCCTGAATGCAACCAATGCAGTTGGCAGCAATACATTCACGCGGACGAATTATATCTCGGTCAGTTCCGGGGCGATGACTCCTGCTGCGTCCTTCTCGGGATCGCCCACATCGGGCAGTCCGCCACTGACCGTGCGTTTCACCGATACCTCAACCGGTATTCCGACCTCCTGGTACTGGACATTTGGTGACGGCGGCACCAGCACGCTGCAGTCTCCGTCGTACGCCTACAGTTCGGCCGGTACTTACACGGTTATCCTGAACGCTACGAATGCCGCGGGGAGCAGCACCTATACCCGCACCGGCTATATCACGGTCTCGTCCTCGTCATCCTATTATACCGTTGCTCCGGTCATCACCAGGGGGGCATCAGTATATATAGGTGAACAGGGCCTCATCGTGACCCGTGCCCTGAACCAGGGATCACCTAACGACGGGAATATCGACGGGGTACCGGTCAATACCACCATCGGCTGGTGGCCGTCATCGTCAACGATCGATGCCAGCCCGCCCACGAAAACAATCGACCTGTCGGCACGGTACACGAGCCTTTTTATCGATCCCGCGGATTTTGCAGGATATACCGGCACGTGGTATGCACTGAATGGAACACAGACCGCACAGGGAGTCGGGAACTCTTCCGTATTCACCGTAGTCGATCCCTCGCTTGGTCTTGGTGTATGGGACTTCACGATAGCAACCAATGTCGCGGGATCATCCGTGCCCCGCAGTGACTGCCTCGGGTTCCGGGTGTACACAACCATGACGGAAGCGCTGGATGGCACTCGCCGCTCTCCGGTCTATAACGACGTACAGGACGGGTATATCGATATCGTGGTGAAAAGCCCGTCGGGAACTCCCCTGACGGTTCTTGCGGACAAGAGCGGGGCCAGCCACACCCTCCTCCGGCAGAACGTCTCATTCCAGCCATGGACATGGGGCAATGTTCCATCAGCGCCGGGCAACTGGTCCGTTGGATTCCAGTCAGGCCCCGGCTATTACGAGTACCCTGCCGGGACGTACACGGTCTGGGCCGAATCAGGGCTCAACAACATGCGGAACAATTACCGGAGTGGCGGGGTTGACTATACCGGCAAGACCGTCTCACCGGTCTCCACGGTAACCATCACGGACCCGGTCGTGGTGACCACGACCCCAACCGTCACCCCGCCATTATGGGGATCAGACAACTCCGCGGGTAACGGTCCCGCTGCAGCCCCGGCAGCCGCACCGGCTGCTGCACCACAGGGACCGGCAGTTGCACCGGTCGTAGCCCCGGTTGTTGCACCAGTGGTAGTTCCACCGGTTGTTGCACCGCCGGTCGTAGTAGCTCCGGTTGTGGCACCAGCCCAGCCACAACAGCCGGCACTACTTGCTCCCCCACAGGAAGCCCCGGCCGTTCCCGTTCCTGATACCCAGCCGGTTGAGGGACTGGCAGGAGTTACCGTTGTCCAGGACTACCAGGTCGGAGTTACGGGAATGACATATAATGCCGGCGGGAATGATAATATGCTCAACCTTGACCTTGGATCCGCGAGAGATGCAGGAGCCCAGATCACTACATCTCCGACCCTGGTGACCGTCATCCTGCGCCATTCGCCCGGTGTTGTCATCAATTTCCGGGGAGACCGGTTCACTTACAAGAACGGGAAGATCGAAGGGAAAGTAACCAGTGCTGATTTCGAGACCGATCCGGTCGCCGTCAATGTCTCTTCAGGACGGGTTGCCGGGTCCATCCACGCCGTCCTGCTCTCCATCACCGAACCGGTCAAAGTCGACGCGGTCATCACCGGGGACATTCCGCTGGAAACGGCAGAGAGGTACAATGCAGTCCTTGCAAAGAACAAGCAGTCCGTTGCCGGTATTGCCTATCTCATGAAATTCGAGCGCGGGAACCTCACCACCACCGGTGCGGCAAACGTGACGATGACCGTCCCCGCATCATGGGTGAACCAGCATGGCGGAAAGGATGCGGTCCGGATCACACGGATCAGTGATGAAACGGGAATGACCGAAATCCTGGCTACAAAATTCATCGGAACCGACTCGGGGGGCAACATGATCTTCCTGGGAGACTCTCCGCACGGGACATCACTCTTCGGCCTTGTTACCGCCCAGGCAACTACTGCCGAACAGAAAGAGCATCCCAATGCCACATACATCCCTGCATCGAAACCGGCCATGATCACCAACGTCGGAATGTTCGGCTGGCTCATCGATCTTGTCCAGAACAACCCGATCATGATCGTTATCATTATCGCGGTTCTTGCAGCAATCATATATTTAGGATGGTGGAGGAGACGACTCTGA